One window of the Cryptomeria japonica chromosome 7, Sugi_1.0, whole genome shotgun sequence genome contains the following:
- the LOC131856617 gene encoding uncharacterized protein LOC131856617, protein MLFRDASTCITINGRQSEAFGLFRSIHQGCPLAPALYVLAAEGFGYLHANAIFVWHARGISLPESPSQPVNSHFADDSFLTLIEDKDNVQAILQCLNTFCLASGSAIQWHKTQCYRQSFLPVPPWILQYDWKWLQHGKI, encoded by the coding sequence ATGTTATTTAGAGATGCCTCCACTTGCATCACCATTAATGGCCGGCAGTCTGAGGCTTTTGGCCTTTTTAGATCCATTCACCAAGGTTGTCCTTTGGCTCCTGCTTTATATGTTCTTGCAGCGGAAGGGTTTGGTTACTTACATGCTAATGCTATCTTTGTTTGGCATGCCCGTGGCATCTCCCtgcctgagtcaccttctcaacCTGTCAATAGCCACTTTGCAgatgattcctttctcactctcattgaggacaAAGATAATGTGCAGGCCATTCTTCAGTGTCTAAACACCTTTTGCTTGGCTTCTGGTTcggccattcaatggcacaagactCAATGTTATAGGCAGTCTTTTCTTCCTGTTCCACCTTGGATCCTCCAATATGACTGGAAATGGCTTCAACATGGCAAAATTTAG